The nucleotide window CCGCGGCCGAACGCGGTCACGGCCTCGCGCACGGCGGCGTCGTACTGCTCGGTGACCTCGTCCAGGCTGCGGGCCACCCGCATGCCCCGGCCGCCACCGCCGAAGGCCGCCTTGATCACGATGGGCAGGCCGTGCTCCTCGGCGAAGGCCACGGCGTCGGCCGCGGACGCCACCGGGTCGGGGGTGCCGGCCACGAGGGGCGCGCCCACGCTGGCGGCGAGCTGCCTGGCGGCGATCTTGTCGCCGAGCAGGTCGATGCTCTCCGGACTCGGCCCGATCCAGGTGAGGCCGGCCTCAATCACCTTGCGGGCGAAGGACGCGCTCTCGGAGAGGAACCCGTAGCCGGGGTGCACGGCGTCGGCGCCGCTCTGCTGGGCAATGCCGATGAGCTTCTCGGCATCCAGGTAGGTGGTCGCCGGGCTGTCGCCGTCGAGGCCCCACGCCTCGGTGGCCAGCCGCACGTGGATGGCGGCGGCGTCGCTGTCGGCGTACACCGCCACGGTGTCCAGGCCCCGGTCGGCGCAGGCGCGGATGATGCGCACGGCGATCTCGCCCCGGTTGGCGATCAGGACTTTCTTCATGGCTGTACCTCGGGGTGGTCGGAAGCGGGGTGGTCGGATGCGGCGGAGTATTCGGCGAACGGGCCGATGGGGGTGAACCGGATGCGCGTGCCCGGCGGAAGCTGGCCGGCCAGCGGCAGGTGGTGGCTGGCGACAGAACCGATCACCGGGTAGCCGCCGGTGAGCGGGTGGTCGGCGAGGAACAACACGGGCTGGCCGTTCGGCGGGATCTGGATCGCACCGGCGACGGTGCCCTCGCTGGGCAGTTCGGCGTCGATGACGCGAGAGAGGGCGTCACCCTCCAGCCGCAGCCCAACCCGGTTGGACCGGGGAGTGACCAGCCAGCTCTGCTCGGTGAGCACGTCCACGGCGTCGGCGGAGAACCAGTCGGTGCGCGGGCCGAGCACCACGTCGAGCTGCACCTCCGCGGCCACCTCAACCGCGCCGTCGGTGCCGGCAGGCTGGGCGACAGCGGGGATGCCGCGCGCGGGCGTGCCGACCGGCAGCAGGGTTCCGGCGGTCACCGGCGCCGGTCCCAGGCCGGCGAGCACGTCGGTGGACAGGCTGCCGAGCACGGGCTCCAGGGCGAACCCGCCGCGCACGGCGAGGTAGCTGCGGAGCCCAGAGGCGGGCCGGCCGAGCAGGAGTTCTTCGCCGGCGCCGAGGGCGAACGGTCGGCCGAACGCGACGCTGCGAGAGCCGGCGGTGGTGCCGTTTCCGGCGCCTCCGGCCGACGTGGGGGTGCGGATGCTCAGCGGCACGGGCGCGCCCGTGACGGCGAGAACCTGCTCGCCGCGGGCCTGGAGTCGCAGGCCGCCGAAGGTCACCTCGAGGCCGGCCGTGCCGGGAGGGTTGCCCACCAACCGGTTGGCCGCGCGCAGCGACACCGGGTCGAGGGCGCCGGAGGTGGAGACGCCCATGCTCGCGTAGCCCGGACGGCCGAGGTCCTGCAGCAGGGTCAGCATGCCCGGGTCGAGAATCTCCAGGCCGTGCGGGACCTCCACAGCGGATGCGGCCGCAGGTGCGGCGGCATCGGCGGCAACCGTCACCGCGGCCCGCGCTCCCCCGGTCACGTCCACGAAGCGCACCCGGTCACCGGGCAGCAGCAGGGCGGGGCGCTCACGGGACAGGTCCCACATCCGCGCCTCGGTGGTGCCGATCAGCTGCCACCCGCCCGGGCTCTCCCGCGGGTAGACGCCGCTGAAGGTACCGGCCAGGGCCACGGATCCGGCGGGGATGCGAGTGCGCGGGGAGCTGCGGCGGGGCACGTCGAGGGCAGGGTGGCCGCCGGAGAGGTAGGCGAAGCCCGGGGCGAAGCCGGTGAAGCCGACCGCGTAGTCCTGCCCGGTGTGCAACCGCACCACCTCGGCGGCGCTGAGGCCGAGCAGGCCGGCCACCTCGTCGAGGTCTTCGCCGTTGTACGTCACGGGGATCTCGATGAGAGAGCCCTCCCCCGCACTGCGGCCACCCAGGTCGCGGGCGCGCGCAGCTCGTACGATCTGCGCCGGCGTCACGGCGCTCGGCCGGTAGAACACCAGCAGGGTGCGCGCGCCGGGAATCAGCTCGCCGGTTCCGGCAACAGGGTCGCTGCTGAGCGAGTCGAACAGCGCCAGCGTGGTCGGCAGGTCCTCGAGCTCGATCAACAGGGCGTCGTCGCGCACGGGCAGAAACCGCATGGGCGCGCTCACCCTAGGCAGTCCGACCGGCGCCCGGCCGCGGCGCGAAGGGGGCGAGTTCGATGCCGGCCGCGGTGAGGGCCTGCCGCACGCGGCGGGCCATTTCGGTGGCGCCAGGGCTGTCGCCGTGCACGCAGACCGACTCCGCTGATACCCGGATGGTGCTGCCGTCGATGGCGGTCAGGGTGCCTTCGGTGGCCAGCTGCACCATGCGCGCGGCCACGTCCTCGGCGTCGTGCAGAACCGAGCCGAGTTTCCGGCGCGACACCAGGGTGCCCGCCGGCGTGTAGGCGCGGTCGGCAAAGGCCTCGGTCACGCTGCGCAGGCCCGCGGCATCCGCTGCCCGCAGCACCTCGGAGCCCGGCAGGCCCAGCAGGGCCAGGGTCGGGTCGATCTCGCGGATCGCGGTGACCACATCCTGGGCCTGGCGGGTGTCGTGCACGATCGTGTTGTACAGCGCGCCGTGCGGCTTGACGTAGGTGACGGTGGTGCCGGCGGCCCGTGCGATGCCCTGCAGGGCGCCGATCTGGTAGATCACGTCGGAGACGAGCTCGGCGCTGGAGACGTCCATGTTGCGGCGGCCGAACCCGGCCAGGTCGCGATAGCCCACGTGTGCGCCGATCGCGACGCCGGCATCCCGGGCCCCAATCACCGTATTACGAATCACCAGCGGGTCGCCGGCGTGGAAGCCGCAGGCGATGTTCGCGCTGGTGACGATGCCGAGCATCTCCGCGTCGTCGCCGAGGCTCCACCGGCCGAAGCCTTCGCCGAGGTCGCTGTTCAGGTCGATGATGCTCATCTGTCTCCTTCTAAACGGTCAGCAGCGAGAAGATCGGTCCCACCGCCATCACGGCCATGTACCAGGTGAGCAGGGTCGCCAGGGTACCGATGATCAGCAGCCAGCGCGGGTAGCGGTAGCCGTTCATCAGGTCGCCGCGGAACCAGCCGATGTACATGAAGATGGTGAGGCCGATCGGCAGGATCAGCCCGTTGAACCCGCCGACGAACACCATCAGGGTGGCCGGCGCGGTGCCGATGAGCAGGTAGACGCCGAGCGAGACCACGATGAAGACGATGGTGGCGAGGTCGGCGGCGCGGCCGACGATCTTCTTGGAGAACACCGGCAGGAACGACACCGAGGTGTACGCGGCACCGATGATGCTGGTGATCGCGGCGATCCAGAAGATCGCACCGAAGACGCGCAGCCCGAACTCTCCGGCCGCGGCCTGGAAGGCCTGGGCGGCGGGGTTGGCCGCGGTGCCCGAAGTGTCAATGATCACGCCACCGGCGACGACGCCGAGGATGGCCAGGAACAGGACGTAGCGCATGATGCCGGTGACCAGGATGCCGTTGAACGCCGCGCGGTTGACCTCCTTGACGTGCTCCACCCCGGCGGTGCCGCTGGCGAGCAGGCGGTGCGCGCCGGCGTAGGTGATGTAACCGCCCACGGTGCCGCCGACGATGGTGGTGATGGTGGCGAAGTTGATCTCGTCCGGGAACACGGTCTGGCGCAGCGCATCCCCGATAGGTGGCTGGGAGATGAAGGCCACGATGATCGTGAGCACGATCATGACGAGCCCGGCGATGACCACGACCCGGTCGACCACGGCACCGGCCCGCTTGGCAAGGAAGATCGCGATCGCGAACAGGGCGCTGAGCAGCCCGCCGATCTTCGCGTCCAGGCCGGTCAGCACGTTGAGGCCGAGGCCGGCGCCGGCGATGTTGCCGATGTTGAAGACCAGGCCGCCGAGGATGACGAGGAAGGCGAGCACAAAACCGCTGCCGGGGATGGCGAGGTTGGCCAGCTCGGGGGCGCGCTTGCCGCTGACCGTGATCATGCGCCAGATGTTCAGCTGCACAGCGAAGTCGATGAGGATCGAGGCCAGGATGCCGAAGGCGAACGCCGCGCCCATCTGCGCGGTGAAGGTGGCGGTCTGGGTGATGAAGCCGGGGCCGATGGCCGAGGTGGCCATCAGGAACAGGGCGCCGATCAGCGCGCTGCGGCGGCTCTTGGCGATGCTGCGAACGCTCGGCTGCTCGGTGGGTTCCGCTGTCGCAGTGGTCTTGGCGGGGTCGGTCACGGGCACATCCATTTCGTCGAGGGGAAAGATCCATCGGGTGTACAGCTACTCGAGGGGACCGGTACCCCACATAACGAGCCTAAACTCGTGAACGATCACCGAGCGATTGTTGAACAATCAATCGC belongs to Cryobacterium sp. SO2 and includes:
- a CDS encoding urea amidolyase family protein, whose amino-acid sequence is MRFLPVRDDALLIELEDLPTTLALFDSLSSDPVAGTGELIPGARTLLVFYRPSAVTPAQIVRAARARDLGGRSAGEGSLIEIPVTYNGEDLDEVAGLLGLSAAEVVRLHTGQDYAVGFTGFAPGFAYLSGGHPALDVPRRSSPRTRIPAGSVALAGTFSGVYPRESPGGWQLIGTTEARMWDLSRERPALLLPGDRVRFVDVTGGARAAVTVAADAAAPAAASAVEVPHGLEILDPGMLTLLQDLGRPGYASMGVSTSGALDPVSLRAANRLVGNPPGTAGLEVTFGGLRLQARGEQVLAVTGAPVPLSIRTPTSAGGAGNGTTAGSRSVAFGRPFALGAGEELLLGRPASGLRSYLAVRGGFALEPVLGSLSTDVLAGLGPAPVTAGTLLPVGTPARGIPAVAQPAGTDGAVEVAAEVQLDVVLGPRTDWFSADAVDVLTEQSWLVTPRSNRVGLRLEGDALSRVIDAELPSEGTVAGAIQIPPNGQPVLFLADHPLTGGYPVIGSVASHHLPLAGQLPPGTRIRFTPIGPFAEYSAASDHPASDHPEVQP
- a CDS encoding 5-oxoprolinase subunit PxpA, which encodes MSIIDLNSDLGEGFGRWSLGDDAEMLGIVTSANIACGFHAGDPLVIRNTVIGARDAGVAIGAHVGYRDLAGFGRRNMDVSSAELVSDVIYQIGALQGIARAAGTTVTYVKPHGALYNTIVHDTRQAQDVVTAIREIDPTLALLGLPGSEVLRAADAAGLRSVTEAFADRAYTPAGTLVSRRKLGSVLHDAEDVAARMVQLATEGTLTAIDGSTIRVSAESVCVHGDSPGATEMARRVRQALTAAGIELAPFAPRPGAGRTA
- a CDS encoding NRAMP family divalent metal transporter, whose protein sequence is MTDPAKTTATAEPTEQPSVRSIAKSRRSALIGALFLMATSAIGPGFITQTATFTAQMGAAFAFGILASILIDFAVQLNIWRMITVSGKRAPELANLAIPGSGFVLAFLVILGGLVFNIGNIAGAGLGLNVLTGLDAKIGGLLSALFAIAIFLAKRAGAVVDRVVVIAGLVMIVLTIIVAFISQPPIGDALRQTVFPDEINFATITTIVGGTVGGYITYAGAHRLLASGTAGVEHVKEVNRAAFNGILVTGIMRYVLFLAILGVVAGGVIIDTSGTAANPAAQAFQAAAGEFGLRVFGAIFWIAAITSIIGAAYTSVSFLPVFSKKIVGRAADLATIVFIVVSLGVYLLIGTAPATLMVFVGGFNGLILPIGLTIFMYIGWFRGDLMNGYRYPRWLLIIGTLATLLTWYMAVMAVGPIFSLLTV